The genomic region GGAGGTCCTGGAGCTCTTCGCCCCGGCGAACCTCGAACCGGTCCCGGTCGACGATCCCCGGGCCGCCGTCGAGGCCGAGCGGGTGGACGCCGCGCTCGTCTGGCGCGACGGCCGCTTCGTCATCTACGCCATGGAGGGCGCCAAGCCGGTCAAGGCTGGCCTGGTCGTGGCCAAGGTGCGCCGGGTGCTCGACCGTTACAAGGACGCGCTGGTCGCCGAGCGTCTGCGCGCGGTCGGTCTCGACCCGGGGGTGCTGGCGCCGTTCGCGGTCGAGGTGAACGACGTCTCGCCGCCGGAGGCTCAGGGCGCGGGCGTGCTCGGCGGGATGATCCCCTACTTTCTGATGCTCTTCATCATGATGGGGGCGATGGCCGTCGTCATCGACGCCACCGCCGGGGAGAAGGAGAAGGGCACGCTCGAGGCGCTGCTCGCCGCGCCGGTGGCCCACCTGGAGCTCGCCACCGGCAAGATGTTCGCCGGACTCGTCTTCGCCGTGGTCACCTCGATCAGCGGTCTCGCGGGGCTGCTGCTCGGCGGGGCGCTCTTCCGCAGCCTGGCGCGGGGCGCGACCTTCGAGGCCATGAGCGGCAGCTTTTCGCTCTCGCCTATGTCCACGCTCCTCCTCTTCGTGACCGCGGTCCTCTACGCCGCCTTCATTACCGCGTTGCTCGTCGCCGTCGGCATGTACGCGCGCAGCTACAAGGAGGCCCAGACCTACGTCAGCCCCCTTTACATGGTGCTGGTCGTGCCGCTGCTCGTCCTCATGTTCGCCTCCGACTTCCTCAGCCAGAACCTGTGGCTCTACGCCCTCCCGGTCTTCAACGTCTACCTGGCGATCGATCAGATCATCAAGGCTCAGATCGGCTCGGCGGCGCTGATCGTCACCTGGATCAGCAGCCTCTTCTACGTGGCCGCGGCCACCTACTGGGCGTCGCGCAACTTCTCCGACGAGGGCGTGCTGTTTCGCAACTGACCCTTACCGTACCTCCAGGGCATCGGGTACGATGCCCTGGAGGGGGTAGGACCGCGTGAAGAAGACCTTTTACGTCACCACGCCCATCTACTACGTCAACGCGCGGCCGCACATCGGCCACGCCTACACGACGATCAACGCCGACTTCCTGGCGCGCTGGCACCGGCTCGACGGCTACGACACCTTCTTCCTGACCGGAACCGACGAGCACGGGGAGAAGATCGCCCAGGCCGCCGAACGTGCGGGCAAACCGCCGCAGCAGTTCGTGGACGAGGTCGCCGAGGAGTTCAAGAAAGCCTGGGAAGTCCTTCACATATCCTACGACGATTTCATCCGCACGACCGAGCCGCGGCACAAACGGGTGGTGCAGCGCTACCTGCAGGAGATCCACGACCGGGGCGACATCTACTACGGCGAGTACGAGGGCCTTTACTGCGTGGGGTGCGAGCGGTTCCTTACCGAAAAGGAGCTCGTGGACGGCAAGTGCCCCGATCACGGGGTGGAGCCGGAGCCAAGGCGCGAGGGCAACTACTTCTTCAAGATGGAGAAGTACCGTACCTGGCTGCGCGACCACATCCAGAAGCACCCCGGCTTCATCCGCCCCGAGCGCTACCGCAACGAGGTGCTCTCGATCCTCTCGGAGCCCATCGGCGACCTTTCCATCTCGCGGCCCAAGAGCCGCGTGAGCTGGGGCATCGAGCTGCCCTGGGACCCGGACCACGTCACCTACGTCTGGTTCGACGCTTTGCTCAACTACGTTTCCGCCCTTGGTTATCCCGACGGTGAGCGCTTCAAGACGTACTGGCCGGCAGCCCAGCACATGATCGGCAAGGACATCCTCAAGACCCACGCGGTCTTCTGGCCGACGATGCTGAAAGCGGGCGACGTGGAAGTCTACAAGCACCTCAACGTCGGCGGCCACCTGCTCGCGGACGGGCGCAAGATGTCCAAAAGCCTCGGCAACGTCATCGACCCCTTCGAGTGGGCCAGGAAGTACGGGCCGGACGCGGTGCGCTACTACCTCCTCAAGGAGACCCCCTACGGCCTCGACGGCGTGGTCAGCGAAGCGGGTCTGGTGGAACGCTACAACGCCGACCTCGCCAACGACCTCGGCAACCTGCTGCAGCGCGTGCGCACGATGGTGCTGAAGTACCGCGAGGGGCGGCTGCGTCAGCAGCCGCCCGGCCCGGCGGAGCGCGAGCTCGTCGAGTCCGCGGAGGCGCTGGTCCCCCGGGTGCGTGAACGGATCGGCGAGCTGCGCTTCAACCAGGCGCTCGAAGAGGTGCTGCAGTTCGTCCGGGGGCTGAACCGCTACATCAACGAGCGCGCTCCCTGGAAGATCCGGGATCCCGAAGACCTGGACCGTGTCCTCTACACCGCGGTGGAGGGCATGCGCGTCGCGTCGGTGCTGCTCGAGCCGGCGATGCCGGTGAAGATGGCCGAGCTACGAACCGCCCTGGGTCTGGGTTCGCTGCGCGTGGCCGACGTGGAGCGTTGGGGCGGACTGCCCGACGGCCACCGGCTACCGGCGGAGGCGCCGATCCTCTTTCCCAAGGTCGAGCAGCGGCGCACCACCGGCGACGCGCCCAAGCCCGAAAAGAAGGAGGCGCCGCCGGTCGCCTACGACGACTTCGCCAAGCTCGACCTGCGGGTGGCCCGGGTCGTGGCCGCGGAAAAGCATCCCAACGCCGACCGCCTGCTCGTCCTCCGGCTCGACGTCGGAGGAGAGGAGCGCACCGTCGTCGGCGGTCTGGCGGAGCACTACCGCCCGGAGGAACTGGTGGGCCGGCGGGTGGTGCTGCTCGCCAACCTCAAGCCGCGCAAGCTGCGCGGGGTCGTTTCCCACGGTATGCTGCTCGCCGCCGAGGGCGCGGAAGGTGAGCTGGCGCTGCTCACGCCCGACAAGGACGTGGTTCCCGGTTCGAAGATCAGCTAGTCTCAAAGGCGACCACGCCCGCCCCCACCGCGCTCAGGGTGGGGATCTCGGGCGAGAGGGCGTAGTCCAGGACGGCGCCGCGGCCGGCGAAGAGCCGATGCCCTGCGTGCACCGCGGCGTAGGCGTCAACGTAGGTGGGGTTGCCGGCCGGGACCAGCGACGCCCAGGCGGCGTCGAACGACCCTGCGGCCACCAGCTCGAGGTAGCGGCGGTCGACCGTGCGCGCCTGCGTTACCCGCTCGTGGTCGAGGGGCGGGTGGCCGAAGCGGGCGCCCACGTGCGAGAGGTCCACGCTGGCCAGCGGCCAGAGCGGGTAGCGTTCGGCGAGCAGCGCGAGCGCACGGGCCAGCTCGTCGAGCCCGGCCTTGCGTTCCGGATCGCCGCTGACGATCAGCGGGAGGACCGGCGGCGCGGCGTCGGTCCAGGCCGCCTTCATGAAGACGGCCGGAAACTCGATCGAGTGCTCCTCGCGAAAGGCAAGCGGGCTGTTGAAGAGCTCGAACGGCAGCAGCGCGTCCAGGGCCTGCAAGGCCTCCAGGTCGACCGGGAGCGGCCCGAGCGGGGTTTCCAGCGGCGTGCCCCAGGCAGCCGCGACCTCGGCGACGCCGCGGTGGGCGACGCCCAGGACGACGACCCGCTCCGGGGGCGGCGTGCGGCGCATGGCCTCGATCGCGACGCCGTAGAGCTCGGGAACCCGCGCCGGCTCCAGGTGGGGCATCAGCAGTCCTCCGGAGGCCGGCACGACCTCGCCCGTGTGGAACGCGCGCAGGGTTTCCACGTAGCGGCGAAACGCCTCCGGATCGCGGGGGTAGCTGCGGTCGGCCAGCGCCATGGGGCGGGGTTCGCGCAGATAGGCCCGCAGCCGCTCTTCGGCGAGTTCGCGGATCTGGGGGTCCTCGAGGAAGCGGGCCTTCTCCAGGGCCGTCAGCAGCTCTTCCAGCTTTTCCCGCGGCACGACCGAGCCGTGCTCGCGCAGCAGCAGCGCCTGGACGTCTTCGAGGCTGCGCGTACCGTCGAACAGGGTGGCGATGTAGTAGGCCTCGGGGCTGAGGATCAGCACCTGCTCCGACAGGCCCAGAGGGTCGGTGAGGGCGAGGCCCTCAGGCGTCTCCTGAACGTCCAGTTCCCGCAGCTTCGGTGGCATACCACCATTCTACGAAACGCACGGCTTCCTCCCGTTGCCGGACCGTACCCAGCCACTGGGCCTCGCGAAGCGCCTGGAGCGCCCGGCCCACCAGGGGGCCGGGCTCGAGACCCAACAGCGCCATGACCTCCTCGCCGTCGAGCAGGGGTTCGGGCTCGCCCTGCCGTACGGCTTCGCGGGCCTCCTCGAGCGCCCGGTAAAGGGGCTCGAGGCGCGCCTCCACGTCGCCGGAGCGCGGGCCGCGCGTGGCCGCCCGGTCGGCGATCTGCAGCATGACCAAATCGGGCAGCAGGCCGCGGTGGCGCAGCAGCCAGCGTCTCCGGGCGCGCGGCGTGGCGGGGGGGACCTGCATGTGCTGCCGGACGAGGCGGCGGACCGCGGTGACGACCGCACGGCCGTAGCGCAGCCGCCGCAGCAGCGTCGCCGTCAGCGCGGCGCCGTCCTCGTCGTGGTGGAAGAAACGGTAGTAGCCGCGTTCCGGGTCCCAGCGCCGTACCAGCGGCTTGGCCAGGTCGTGGAGCAGCGCGGCCCAGCGCAGCTCGCGTTCGGCCTCGGGGAACCGCCAGAGCAGCTGGTGCAGGGTCTCCAGCTCGTGGCGCAGGACGTCGAGGTGGTGGTAGCCCCGCTGCTCCACCCCGGCGCCGGTGACCCACTCGGGCAGGTAGACGTCGGCCAGCCCCCAGCGCCAGAGCAGCTGAAAACCCCAGGCGGCCCGGGGGTGCATCAGGATCCAGTCCAGCTCGTCGCGGGCACGCTCCCAGGCGGGCCGGCGCCCGAAGCGCTGCCGCCGGGCAAGCGACCGGATCCAGCCCAGCGTGCGCGCTTCGGGGCGGAGCGCGTGGGTCACCGCAAGGCGGGCGCCGCGCAGCGGACGGAGGGGGTCGGACCCGAGCACGGCGGCGGACGGCGTCCGCAGTATCCGTCGCGCCAGGTCGTAACGCGCGGTCGCGGGAGCCAGGACGGCACCGCGAGGGCTCGCGGCCAGGGCGTTGACGGTGAAATCGCGCCGCAGCAGGTCTTCGTCGAGTCGGTTCGGGGCGGGGGTGAAGTCGTAGCTCCGTTCGCCCGCCACCACCCGCCAGTGGTCGCGCCGGGCGTCGAGGCAGACGAGTGCGCCGCCGGTGCGCGCGGCGCAGGCCTGCGCCGCTTGGGCGGGGTCGGCGGCGGTGAAGTCGAAGTCCCGCGGCTCGAGCCCCCACCAGAGGTCGCGCACCGCCCCGCCCACGAGCCAGCCGCCTTCGGGCCAGCAGGGCAGTTCGGGCAGGCGCACGCGACCGATCACCCGGACCACGAGGGTAGTATAGTCCCGTGAAGGTCGTCGCCCTCACGGGCAACATCGGCAGCGGCAAGACCACGGTCGCGCGCGAGCTCGAGCGGCTGGGGGCGGAGGTGATCTACGCCGACGAGCTGGCGCGGCAGGCGCGCGCGGCGCTGGCACCGGAGATCTGCCGCGCCTTTCCCGACGCTTGCGTCGGCGGCCGTCCCGACGACCGCAGGTTGGCGCGGCGGGTCTTCGCGGATCCCGAGGCGCGCCGGCGCCTCGAGGGCATGATTCACCCCTGGGTCCGGCGGGCCGTTCTGGAGCGGCTCGAACGGCTGGCGCAAAGCGCCAATCCGCCCGAGCTGGTCGTGCTCGAGCTGCCGCTGCTCTTCGAGACCGGCTGGAACCCGGCGCGTGACGGCGTCCTCGTCGTCGCGGCGCCCGAGGCGTTGCGCGCGCGGCGCGTGGCCGAGCGTTCGGGCCTGTCGCTCGACGAGTTCCGCGCCCGCGACGCCGCGCAGCTTCCCCAGGAGGAGAAGGTGCGCCGGGCCGACTGGGTGATCGTCAACGACGGCGACCTCGACGCACTGCGCGCGCGGGTGCAGCGCTGGTATGCGGAGGTGGTGCGTGAAGCTTCAGCATGACGCCTTGGGGACCCTGGAGCTCCCCGACGAGCCCCGGCGGATCGTCAGCCTGGCGCCGAACGTCACCGAAGCGGTCTTCGCCTTGGGCGCGGGGGAGCGGCTGGTGGGGCGGAGCGCCTTCTGCTGGCGCCCGGCGGCGGCGGCAGGGCTACCGGTCGTGTCCAGCTACACGAAAATACGCTGGGATCTTCTTCACGAACTGCAACCCGACCTCGTCTTCACCACCACGGCGGTGCAACGGGAGGCGACGCGGGCGCTGCACGAGCGCGGCTTCGCCGTTTGGCCGGTGCCCCTGCCCAACAGCCCCTGGGGCATCCTCGAAAACCTGGCGACCCTGGGGGCGCTCCTCGGCCTCGTGG from Oceanithermus desulfurans harbors:
- a CDS encoding ABC transporter permease, which codes for MKAWYYVALKEIVSTWRDKRTIRNVLVLPVLLMPLFMYGPAFLMSDIESRTQAAVQKVGVRDLPPEVLELFAPANLEPVPVDDPRAAVEAERVDAALVWRDGRFVIYAMEGAKPVKAGLVVAKVRRVLDRYKDALVAERLRAVGLDPGVLAPFAVEVNDVSPPEAQGAGVLGGMIPYFLMLFIMMGAMAVVIDATAGEKEKGTLEALLAAPVAHLELATGKMFAGLVFAVVTSISGLAGLLLGGALFRSLARGATFEAMSGSFSLSPMSTLLLFVTAVLYAAFITALLVAVGMYARSYKEAQTYVSPLYMVLVVPLLVLMFASDFLSQNLWLYALPVFNVYLAIDQIIKAQIGSAALIVTWISSLFYVAAATYWASRNFSDEGVLFRN
- the metG gene encoding methionine--tRNA ligase, which codes for MKKTFYVTTPIYYVNARPHIGHAYTTINADFLARWHRLDGYDTFFLTGTDEHGEKIAQAAERAGKPPQQFVDEVAEEFKKAWEVLHISYDDFIRTTEPRHKRVVQRYLQEIHDRGDIYYGEYEGLYCVGCERFLTEKELVDGKCPDHGVEPEPRREGNYFFKMEKYRTWLRDHIQKHPGFIRPERYRNEVLSILSEPIGDLSISRPKSRVSWGIELPWDPDHVTYVWFDALLNYVSALGYPDGERFKTYWPAAQHMIGKDILKTHAVFWPTMLKAGDVEVYKHLNVGGHLLADGRKMSKSLGNVIDPFEWARKYGPDAVRYYLLKETPYGLDGVVSEAGLVERYNADLANDLGNLLQRVRTMVLKYREGRLRQQPPGPAERELVESAEALVPRVRERIGELRFNQALEEVLQFVRGLNRYINERAPWKIRDPEDLDRVLYTAVEGMRVASVLLEPAMPVKMAELRTALGLGSLRVADVERWGGLPDGHRLPAEAPILFPKVEQRRTTGDAPKPEKKEAPPVAYDDFAKLDLRVARVVAAEKHPNADRLLVLRLDVGGEERTVVGGLAEHYRPEELVGRRVVLLANLKPRKLRGVVSHGMLLAAEGAEGELALLTPDKDVVPGSKIS
- the amrB gene encoding AmmeMemoRadiSam system protein B, whose amino-acid sequence is MPPKLRELDVQETPEGLALTDPLGLSEQVLILSPEAYYIATLFDGTRSLEDVQALLLREHGSVVPREKLEELLTALEKARFLEDPQIRELAEERLRAYLREPRPMALADRSYPRDPEAFRRYVETLRAFHTGEVVPASGGLLMPHLEPARVPELYGVAIEAMRRTPPPERVVVLGVAHRGVAEVAAAWGTPLETPLGPLPVDLEALQALDALLPFELFNSPLAFREEHSIEFPAVFMKAAWTDAAPPVLPLIVSGDPERKAGLDELARALALLAERYPLWPLASVDLSHVGARFGHPPLDHERVTQARTVDRRYLELVAAGSFDAAWASLVPAGNPTYVDAYAAVHAGHRLFAGRGAVLDYALSPEIPTLSAVGAGVVAFETS
- a CDS encoding HD domain-containing protein → MVRVIGRVRLPELPCWPEGGWLVGGAVRDLWWGLEPRDFDFTAADPAQAAQACAARTGGALVCLDARRDHWRVVAGERSYDFTPAPNRLDEDLLRRDFTVNALAASPRGAVLAPATARYDLARRILRTPSAAVLGSDPLRPLRGARLAVTHALRPEARTLGWIRSLARRQRFGRRPAWERARDELDWILMHPRAAWGFQLLWRWGLADVYLPEWVTGAGVEQRGYHHLDVLRHELETLHQLLWRFPEAERELRWAALLHDLAKPLVRRWDPERGYYRFFHHDEDGAALTATLLRRLRYGRAVVTAVRRLVRQHMQVPPATPRARRRWLLRHRGLLPDLVMLQIADRAATRGPRSGDVEARLEPLYRALEEAREAVRQGEPEPLLDGEEVMALLGLEPGPLVGRALQALREAQWLGTVRQREEAVRFVEWWYATEAAGTGRSGDA
- the coaE gene encoding dephospho-CoA kinase (Dephospho-CoA kinase (CoaE) performs the final step in coenzyme A biosynthesis.); translated protein: MKVVALTGNIGSGKTTVARELERLGAEVIYADELARQARAALAPEICRAFPDACVGGRPDDRRLARRVFADPEARRRLEGMIHPWVRRAVLERLERLAQSANPPELVVLELPLLFETGWNPARDGVLVVAAPEALRARRVAERSGLSLDEFRARDAAQLPQEEKVRRADWVIVNDGDLDALRARVQRWYAEVVREASA